The following proteins come from a genomic window of bacterium:
- a CDS encoding cation transporter dimerization domain-containing protein encodes VGIGWEATERLVDKAPSRDYQGKVVEAILTVPRTLSVRDLKMRYVGRRIAVEVHLGLDPEMNVADSHDVARDVKRVVMENDQRVFDVLVHVEPEESSGSPIDSSG; translated from the coding sequence GGGTAGGGATCGGCTGGGAGGCGACGGAAAGGCTAGTTGACAAGGCGCCTTCAAGGGATTACCAGGGAAAGGTCGTTGAGGCCATCCTGACGGTGCCCCGGACCCTGAGCGTGAGGGACCTGAAGATGAGGTACGTGGGCAGGCGCATCGCGGTGGAAGTCCACCTCGGCCTCGATCCCGAGATGAACGTGGCCGACAGCCACGACGTGGCCAGGGATGTGAAACGGGTGGTCATGGAGAACGATCAGAGGGTCTTCGACGTGCTGGTGCATGTGGAGCCTGAAGAATCGTCGGGTTCCCCGATCGATTCTTCAGGTTAG
- a CDS encoding HEAT repeat domain-containing protein has product MSEESLTHFHSGGDDLVVSLIQAFLRTGDYLPDHPQSQTAKEALYEGFVPLANVSGDLHFYIREEDGEPTAHVEGLGESAVRLKEIMPLGMVDTCIPGFVNFMEQKELISLTLSARMGPDEFSRFIDLMSDPAFVEMGETESKKRFTDSIRLQQIRNISWIFNEELIGTGREIPWRVNLALSRLHKDLRVLSIHGKMEHEELARIKGRILHDVTRPLREYDQTYAFLMNLDLAATRILDEDGAEDELLSVMEEKTFFAVVTLLMDDASGKESCFREILPPEKFDRLLGKVCGRLIRIDTRESNDRLRVLYEAGVLSPESLTPEVRERVTLLHLVRSFIDYSDAYLTHLDAGGSMEEFSRFAVPLARIVLYLIEGGWYAEAVAITGRLASRAAENSELTHVAHQALGEIREGPAIRAAKEAFLTVPKEDRVEIGRFFVLMGVWAIGTLREIIIQSDDIWRRKQAADILLEMGPDPASILVDILDEAGVSGDTLAMVVRVLAGVTYENFKPIVVQAVERKVGDPSSDVRREAVRALVSLAPVGKGKLFMSALKDTDPEVQREAVRGLGFAADPGLFDPLRDILARAGREDDGKLWSLAAAAVSALGHLRDGCPGISDEIDSCVLSVSEKAIPRRGLKKLKRPGGGFPSEFLTSLSYTLGRMGGEEAEKQLERMSHLKDDAVAKRARAELEKLRAVNRDR; this is encoded by the coding sequence ATGTCCGAGGAATCCTTAACCCATTTTCACTCCGGGGGCGACGATCTTGTCGTCTCGCTGATCCAGGCCTTCCTGCGGACAGGCGACTATCTCCCGGACCATCCCCAGTCGCAGACGGCGAAGGAGGCCCTCTACGAGGGCTTTGTCCCGTTGGCGAATGTTTCCGGAGACCTGCATTTCTACATCAGGGAAGAGGACGGAGAACCCACGGCCCATGTGGAAGGCCTCGGCGAGTCAGCCGTACGGCTCAAGGAGATCATGCCCCTCGGGATGGTGGACACCTGCATCCCCGGGTTCGTCAACTTTATGGAGCAAAAGGAGCTCATCAGCCTCACCCTCTCTGCGAGAATGGGGCCGGATGAGTTCTCCCGTTTCATCGACCTCATGAGCGACCCGGCCTTCGTCGAAATGGGGGAGACAGAGTCCAAAAAACGGTTTACCGACAGCATAAGGCTCCAACAGATCCGGAACATCTCCTGGATCTTCAACGAGGAACTCATCGGCACCGGCCGGGAGATCCCCTGGCGGGTGAACCTGGCCCTTTCACGCCTCCACAAGGATCTCAGGGTGCTGTCGATCCACGGGAAGATGGAGCACGAAGAGCTCGCCAGGATCAAGGGCCGGATCCTCCATGATGTTACCCGTCCCCTGAGGGAATATGACCAGACTTATGCCTTCCTAATGAATCTGGATCTTGCCGCGACCCGGATCCTTGATGAGGACGGAGCGGAGGATGAACTGCTGTCGGTCATGGAGGAGAAGACCTTTTTCGCAGTCGTTACCCTCCTCATGGACGACGCCTCCGGTAAGGAATCTTGCTTTCGTGAGATCCTGCCGCCCGAAAAGTTCGACCGCCTCCTCGGAAAGGTCTGCGGGAGGCTGATCCGGATCGACACCCGGGAATCCAACGACCGCCTGAGGGTACTTTACGAGGCGGGCGTCCTGTCTCCGGAAAGCCTCACCCCCGAGGTGAGGGAACGGGTCACCCTCCTGCACCTGGTCAGGAGCTTCATCGATTACTCCGACGCCTACCTGACCCATCTGGACGCCGGTGGTTCCATGGAGGAATTTTCCAGGTTCGCAGTTCCACTGGCCAGGATCGTACTCTACCTCATCGAGGGCGGGTGGTACGCTGAGGCGGTCGCCATTACGGGGAGGCTGGCGTCCCGTGCCGCCGAAAACAGTGAGCTGACACACGTCGCGCACCAGGCCCTCGGCGAGATCAGGGAGGGTCCGGCTATCCGGGCGGCGAAGGAAGCCTTTCTCACGGTTCCGAAGGAAGACCGCGTCGAGATCGGCCGTTTCTTCGTTCTCATGGGTGTCTGGGCCATCGGCACCCTCAGGGAGATCATCATTCAGAGCGATGACATCTGGAGGAGAAAACAGGCAGCCGATATCCTCCTCGAGATGGGGCCGGACCCGGCGTCTATCCTCGTCGATATCCTCGATGAGGCCGGGGTGTCCGGCGACACGTTGGCGATGGTCGTCAGGGTTCTGGCGGGGGTAACCTACGAGAACTTCAAGCCGATAGTCGTCCAGGCCGTTGAAAGGAAGGTCGGGGATCCGAGCAGCGATGTGCGAAGGGAAGCGGTCCGTGCCCTGGTCAGCCTGGCGCCCGTGGGCAAGGGGAAGCTTTTCATGAGCGCCTTGAAGGATACCGACCCGGAGGTGCAAAGAGAGGCGGTCAGGGGGTTGGGGTTCGCCGCTGACCCCGGTTTGTTTGATCCACTTCGGGATATCCTCGCCAGGGCCGGCCGGGAAGACGACGGGAAGCTGTGGAGTCTCGCCGCCGCCGCTGTGAGCGCCCTGGGGCATCTGCGTGACGGATGCCCCGGGATCAGCGACGAGATCGACAGCTGCGTCCTCTCTGTGAGCGAGAAAGCGATCCCCCGGAGAGGTTTGAAGAAGCTGAAAAGGCCGGGAGGCGGGTTCCCGTCCGAATTCCTCACGTCCCTGTCCTACACACTCGGGCGGATGGGAGGGGAAGAAGCTGAAAAACAGCTCGAGAGGATGTCACATCTCAAGGATGATGCGGTGGCGAAAAGGGCAAGGGCGGAGCTGGAGAAGCTAAGGGCCGTGAATCGTGATCGGTAA
- a CDS encoding GNAT family N-acetyltransferase, translating into MAKRRPKITIRRWREEDIPGVIECNKAAYADYPPEFEYGERLYDMQLAVFPQGQFLAIADNKIVGFATSLIISLDDETYWYTVDEITGAGTFSTHNYLGDTLYGADLAVHPDYQRLGISGMLYERRRKLMKRYNLRRMIAYGRIPGYRRYAGRMTAGQYVRKVVEGELEDQALNSHLKAGYKVKKVQMEDAVEFFVDTASASHCHFLLFPEYFTYQLISCHAASGGYVYTQDKLHITPSDFPFPEKGIQGEADPNVESVVVSELALSALAQQRHIATVRPLHDRRPDLYQLQPMVDLEKIRVE; encoded by the coding sequence ATGGCCAAAAGACGTCCGAAGATAACGATCCGACGCTGGCGTGAGGAAGACATACCCGGAGTCATCGAGTGCAACAAGGCCGCCTACGCGGACTACCCTCCGGAGTTCGAATACGGCGAGCGGCTCTACGATATGCAGCTGGCCGTTTTCCCGCAGGGGCAGTTCCTGGCCATCGCTGACAACAAGATCGTGGGATTTGCCACCTCCCTCATCATCAGCCTCGATGACGAGACCTACTGGTACACCGTGGACGAGATCACCGGCGCCGGGACCTTCAGCACCCACAACTATCTCGGGGACACCCTTTACGGGGCGGACCTTGCCGTCCATCCCGATTACCAGCGCCTGGGCATTTCCGGAATGCTCTACGAGCGCCGCAGGAAGCTCATGAAGAGATACAACCTGAGGCGGATGATCGCCTACGGCCGTATCCCCGGTTACAGGCGTTACGCCGGCAGGATGACCGCCGGCCAGTACGTCAGGAAGGTCGTGGAAGGGGAACTGGAGGACCAGGCCCTCAACTCCCACCTCAAGGCCGGCTACAAGGTGAAAAAGGTCCAGATGGAAGACGCGGTTGAGTTCTTCGTCGACACGGCTTCCGCCTCCCACTGCCATTTCCTCCTCTTTCCGGAGTACTTTACCTACCAGCTCATCAGCTGCCACGCCGCCAGCGGCGGGTACGTCTACACACAGGACAAGCTGCACATCACCCCAAGCGACTTTCCTTTTCCGGAAAAGGGGATCCAGGGAGAGGCCGACCCCAACGTGGAGTCGGTGGTGGTCTCGGAATTGGCCCTCTCGGCCCTGGCCCAGCAGCGGCACATCGCCACCGTCCGTCCCCTCCACGACCGGCGCCCGGACCTGTACCAGCTGCAGCCCATGGTGGATCTGGAGAAGATCAGGGTGGAGTAA
- a CDS encoding decarboxylase: MKQAGGMDGHGCDASQGPHCEKEVRDLVLSFLARAEELKAAADLRNTPLYLFDPASLSASCRAFVGAFEERLPGFEAFFAMKCNNHPWMAAGVVAAGLGLDVSSGLELENALAAGCRRILFSGPGKTDDELGLALENRDAVTILLDSPGELDRLAGIVSFSGAPVRTGVRITTQEEGLWRKFGVGLAELETFMKKAAQSPRVLLRGVQFHTSWNLTPDAHTGFIARLGLVLRNLDRGLTRDLEFIDIGGGYWPEEGEWLLDTESLSPGFLPGRRIVPAAPIDDFAREIARSLRENIFPVCPLTVYAEPGRWIANSAMHILLRVVDVKSRDIVIADAGTNIVGWERYESDYVPVINLSRPSAVERPCLIAGSLCTPHDVWGWSYFGDGIEPGDLLLLPNQGAYTWSLRQQFIKPTAEMVRLRQSRADSITWFSEAIRPGS, translated from the coding sequence ATGAAACAGGCCGGGGGAATGGACGGCCACGGGTGTGACGCCAGTCAGGGCCCCCACTGCGAAAAGGAGGTCCGCGACCTCGTCCTTTCGTTCCTTGCACGAGCGGAGGAGCTGAAAGCGGCGGCGGACCTTCGGAACACCCCTCTTTACCTTTTCGACCCCGCGTCCCTCAGCGCCAGTTGCCGGGCATTTGTCGGAGCGTTCGAGGAACGTCTTCCGGGTTTCGAGGCTTTCTTTGCCATGAAGTGCAACAACCACCCCTGGATGGCCGCCGGGGTGGTCGCAGCCGGGCTGGGCCTGGACGTTTCCAGCGGCCTGGAGCTGGAAAACGCCCTCGCGGCAGGCTGCCGGAGGATCCTGTTCTCGGGACCGGGCAAGACAGACGACGAACTGGGTCTCGCCCTTGAGAACCGGGACGCCGTCACCATCCTCCTGGACAGTCCCGGGGAGCTGGACCGGCTGGCAGGGATCGTCTCTTTTTCCGGGGCGCCTGTCCGAACCGGGGTGCGGATCACCACGCAGGAGGAGGGGCTCTGGAGAAAGTTCGGGGTGGGCCTGGCCGAACTCGAGACCTTCATGAAGAAGGCAGCCCAAAGCCCGCGTGTGCTGCTGCGGGGCGTTCAGTTCCACACAAGCTGGAACCTCACCCCTGACGCCCACACCGGGTTCATCGCCAGGCTGGGCCTCGTCCTGAGAAACCTTGACCGGGGACTGACACGTGACCTGGAGTTTATCGATATCGGGGGCGGTTACTGGCCGGAGGAGGGGGAATGGCTGCTGGATACGGAGTCTCTTTCACCGGGCTTCCTGCCCGGACGCCGGATCGTTCCGGCAGCTCCCATCGATGACTTCGCGCGGGAGATCGCCCGTTCCCTCCGGGAAAACATCTTCCCCGTTTGCCCCCTGACCGTTTATGCCGAACCCGGCCGGTGGATCGCCAACAGCGCCATGCACATACTCCTTCGCGTTGTGGACGTCAAGTCCCGGGACATTGTCATCGCGGACGCAGGGACCAACATCGTCGGGTGGGAGCGATACGAATCCGACTACGTGCCTGTCATCAACCTCAGCCGGCCCTCCGCCGTGGAGCGGCCCTGCCTCATCGCCGGGTCTTTGTGCACTCCGCATGACGTGTGGGGCTGGTCCTATTTCGGAGACGGGATCGAGCCCGGCGACCTGCTCCTCCTTCCCAACCAGGGCGCCTACACCTGGAGTCTTCGCCAGCAGTTCATCAAACCGACGGCGGAAATGGTGCGGCTCAGGCAATCCCGGGCTGATTCCATCACCTGGTTCTCTGAGGCGATCAGGCCTGGATCATAG
- a CDS encoding ATP-grasp domain-containing protein produces MTRGRVLVVGTTPDYIELIEGRYPGRALFLTDARVRRNAGVERPPEEVEVTADLSNSKEALSSLRRHLTTHGMELSGITCFDDESLALAASLAAKLALPYHSEASIKTSRSKFHSKRAWLRSGVPCPRVLTAREPEDLEAVIDRLGFPLVLKPLTGSGSELVFWCKNRGEARKAFRIITRRLAEHPDERMYHLGHYQGQGIDPRQDVVAEEGLTGPEFSCDFILENGRVKIVRVAGKILAPELGTGTTHLYYVPANGDTGISQRDLEKQLFEAADAMELTSGLFMADFIVHRGRASFLELSPRPSGDCLPWLIRASGGLDMLCLALDLAEGSSPVLPPVESFRFLAAVRIFARQTGVIERIDVSRIAGDPGVVDITLYREPGHKVALPPGDYFSRVLGHIIFSPSNPDDLAEEGDRLEKLLRVEMAS; encoded by the coding sequence GTGACTCGGGGGAGAGTGCTGGTCGTCGGGACGACTCCTGATTACATCGAATTGATCGAGGGCCGCTATCCCGGACGGGCCCTGTTCCTGACCGACGCCAGGGTCCGCCGGAACGCCGGAGTCGAGCGCCCCCCGGAGGAAGTGGAGGTCACCGCAGACCTCAGCAACAGCAAGGAGGCCCTGTCTTCGCTGAGAAGGCATCTCACGACCCACGGTATGGAACTTTCCGGGATCACCTGCTTTGACGACGAGTCCCTGGCGCTTGCCGCGTCCCTGGCCGCCAAACTGGCTCTCCCCTATCATTCCGAGGCGTCCATAAAGACCAGCAGGAGCAAATTCCACTCCAAAAGGGCATGGCTGCGTTCAGGTGTCCCTTGTCCCCGGGTCCTCACCGCAAGGGAACCGGAGGACCTCGAGGCGGTCATCGACCGCCTGGGCTTCCCCCTGGTACTCAAACCGCTGACAGGGTCCGGGAGCGAACTCGTCTTCTGGTGTAAGAACCGTGGAGAGGCCCGGAAGGCCTTCAGGATCATTACCCGCAGGCTGGCCGAGCACCCTGACGAAAGGATGTACCACCTGGGGCACTACCAGGGCCAGGGCATCGATCCCCGTCAGGATGTGGTCGCCGAGGAAGGGCTGACCGGTCCCGAGTTCAGCTGCGATTTCATCCTCGAGAACGGTCGGGTGAAGATCGTCCGTGTAGCCGGCAAGATCCTTGCCCCGGAACTGGGTACGGGAACGACCCACCTGTATTACGTACCGGCGAACGGAGACACAGGGATCAGCCAGAGGGACCTGGAGAAGCAGCTCTTTGAAGCGGCCGACGCCATGGAGCTCACCAGTGGTCTCTTCATGGCCGACTTTATCGTCCACCGCGGGCGCGCCAGCTTCCTCGAGCTTTCCCCGCGCCCTTCAGGGGACTGTCTTCCCTGGCTGATCCGGGCCAGCGGTGGGCTGGACATGCTCTGTCTCGCCCTGGACCTTGCGGAAGGGTCGAGTCCAGTGCTCCCTCCTGTGGAATCGTTCCGGTTTCTCGCGGCAGTGAGGATTTTCGCCCGCCAGACCGGGGTGATCGAGAGAATCGATGTTTCACGTATTGCCGGGGATCCCGGGGTCGTGGATATCACCTTATACCGTGAGCCGGGACACAAGGTCGCCCTCCCGCCCGGCGACTACTTTTCGAGAGTGCTTGGCCACATCATTTTCAGCCCCTCCAACCCTGATGACCTTGCGGAGGAGGGTGACCGCCTGGAAAAACTCCTTCGCGTGGAGATGGCATCATGA
- a CDS encoding GNAT family N-acetyltransferase produces MDVRFVRDLGEARELWVDLMPDEFVMDLWEVRMAFHRHFRRPFLFLVEESGGKPAGLLPLSWIEEQGNWAFFPGETWRGRTWLEQNVIVSSDPKSLLASVPGPIHIRYLSPRSANLPAESRVDETGYLFEPPRYGYDMAGYRAAFSGKSFKRIRKEVETLQTRGVTWRLDRFEDFDLMVSMNLARFGTSSYFADPRFRRGFTDMVRFFAEAGWLRVTTAMVGGYPAAVDVGVLHKEVYTLMAGGTDPECSGIAKLINLHHMERACAEQIRQVDFLCGEFNWKKMFHLTERPLYLLSEAAGQVSHGVSS; encoded by the coding sequence GTGGACGTCAGATTTGTCCGCGACCTCGGCGAAGCCCGGGAACTGTGGGTCGATCTCATGCCCGACGAGTTCGTCATGGACCTCTGGGAAGTACGCATGGCGTTCCACCGTCATTTCCGCCGTCCCTTCCTTTTTCTCGTCGAGGAGTCCGGGGGGAAACCCGCAGGTCTCCTTCCCTTGTCCTGGATCGAGGAGCAGGGGAACTGGGCCTTCTTCCCGGGAGAGACCTGGCGGGGCCGCACCTGGCTGGAGCAGAATGTCATCGTTTCCAGTGATCCTAAAAGCCTCCTTGCCTCGGTTCCCGGACCCATTCACATCCGATACCTCTCGCCCCGTTCGGCCAACCTGCCCGCCGAAAGCCGGGTCGACGAGACCGGATATCTTTTCGAACCGCCCAGGTACGGTTACGACATGGCCGGATATCGTGCCGCCTTCTCCGGCAAGTCTTTCAAACGGATCCGGAAGGAAGTCGAGACCCTCCAGACCAGGGGTGTAACCTGGCGCCTGGACCGTTTCGAGGATTTTGACCTCATGGTGTCCATGAACCTGGCCCGATTCGGGACCAGTTCCTATTTCGCGGATCCCAGGTTCCGCAGGGGGTTTACCGACATGGTCCGGTTCTTCGCCGAAGCCGGGTGGCTGAGGGTCACCACCGCCATGGTGGGCGGCTATCCGGCCGCGGTCGATGTGGGTGTGCTCCATAAGGAGGTTTACACCCTCATGGCCGGGGGTACCGACCCTGAATGCTCCGGTATCGCCAAGCTCATCAACCTCCACCACATGGAGAGAGCCTGCGCCGAACAGATACGCCAGGTCGATTTCCTTTGCGGAGAGTTCAACTGGAAGAAGATGTTCCATCTCACGGAACGGCCCCTGTACCTCCTTTCTGAAGCGGCAGGGCAGGTATCCCACGGAGTATCGTCGTGA
- a CDS encoding TetR/AcrR family transcriptional regulator, whose product MNQIKPTIEAKLSRQARKTRATRRRLLKAARELFAEKGIDLTTIEDITQRADLAKGTFYYYFEDKNEVISDQIREVLHGLVKTMEERCLAATDLTTLLEFIIQAHIDFFSSRWEDFVLYYQGRADLKLKEGYSGLELPFLEYLESIEGLVDSVVRQRLGKPLLRRIGCAVAGFLSGYYSFAVIASEDDNVDENIQSLKGVLVSSLARFINGALRQEEDSH is encoded by the coding sequence ATGAACCAGATCAAACCAACGATCGAAGCAAAGCTGTCCCGGCAGGCCAGGAAAACCCGTGCGACAAGGCGCCGCCTCCTCAAGGCTGCCAGGGAACTGTTCGCAGAAAAGGGCATCGACCTGACGACCATCGAAGACATCACTCAGCGGGCCGATCTGGCAAAAGGAACCTTCTACTACTATTTCGAGGACAAGAACGAGGTCATATCCGATCAGATCCGGGAGGTCCTCCATGGTCTTGTCAAGACCATGGAGGAACGGTGCCTTGCAGCCACGGACCTGACGACTTTGCTCGAGTTCATTATCCAGGCCCACATCGATTTTTTCAGCTCCAGGTGGGAGGATTTCGTCCTCTACTATCAGGGTCGTGCCGACCTGAAGCTCAAGGAGGGCTATTCAGGACTCGAACTGCCCTTCCTTGAGTACCTCGAGTCCATCGAAGGCCTGGTGGACTCGGTGGTCCGGCAGCGCCTGGGCAAACCGCTTCTTCGCCGCATCGGCTGCGCGGTAGCGGGGTTTCTTTCCGGCTACTACTCCTTCGCCGTCATCGCCTCGGAGGACGATAACGTGGACGAAAATATCCAATCACTGAAGGGGGTCCTTGTGAGCAGCCTCGCGCGATTCATCAACGGAGCCCTCCGCCAGGAAGAGGACAGCCATTGA
- the purU gene encoding formyltetrahydrofolate deformylase has translation MSDRANNGKAPTTVTALIQGKDTKGIIATITNWIFDHSGNIVYLDQHTDPVEDMFFMRIRWDMEGFEIPREEIDDEFSKVCWRLGMAHRLFFSDRKKRIAIMVSKQGHCLLDLLYRWRSRHIEVDIPCIISNHDELRDMAGYYNIPYHHLPVDKENKRGQEDQALEILKEENVDTVILARYMQILTPRFVTAYRNSIINIHHSFLPAFIGADPYLQAFKRGVKIIGATSHYVTEDLDQGPIIYQDIVPVTHRDNVKTLKRKGEDIEKVVLARAVAMHVENRVLIHNGKTVVFGG, from the coding sequence CCAAGGGGATCATCGCTACCATCACCAACTGGATCTTCGACCACAGCGGCAACATCGTCTACCTGGACCAGCACACCGATCCGGTGGAGGACATGTTCTTCATGAGGATCCGCTGGGACATGGAAGGATTCGAGATCCCCAGGGAAGAGATAGACGACGAGTTCTCCAAGGTGTGCTGGCGGCTCGGGATGGCTCACCGCCTTTTCTTTTCGGATCGAAAAAAACGGATCGCCATCATGGTCTCAAAACAGGGACACTGCCTTCTTGACCTTCTGTACCGCTGGCGAAGCAGGCACATCGAAGTGGACATCCCCTGCATCATCAGCAACCACGACGAACTGCGGGACATGGCCGGCTATTACAACATCCCTTATCACCACCTGCCGGTGGACAAGGAGAACAAACGTGGTCAGGAGGACCAGGCCCTGGAGATCCTCAAGGAAGAGAACGTGGATACGGTCATCCTGGCCCGCTACATGCAGATCCTGACCCCCAGGTTCGTCACCGCCTACCGCAACAGCATCATCAACATCCACCACTCTTTCCTCCCCGCCTTCATCGGTGCCGACCCCTACCTTCAGGCGTTCAAACGCGGGGTCAAGATCATCGGCGCCACCAGCCACTACGTCACCGAGGATCTCGACCAGGGCCCCATCATCTACCAGGACATCGTTCCGGTCACCCACAGGGACAACGTGAAGACCCTCAAACGCAAGGGCGAGGATATCGAGAAGGTGGTCCTCGCCCGGGCCGTGGCCATGCACGTGGAAAACAGGGTGCTGATACATAATGGTAAAACGGTCGTCTTCGGGGGCTGA